In Longimicrobiaceae bacterium, the genomic stretch CTGAGGCGTGGAGGAGCCATGAGCTTCCAGACGAGTAAGCAGAACGGGGTGGTGGTGGTGGACGTGGACGGCCAGCTCATCGTCGGGAACCGGCAGGAGCTCAAGCAGAAGGTGCTCGACGAGCTGGAGGGCGGGGAGCGCAAGTTCCTGATCGACTTCGCCAACACCGGCTACATCGACTCCTCCGGGCTCGGGGTGCTGGTCAGCCTCTCCAAGAAGATCCGGGAGCAGGGCGGAGAGCTGCGCCTCGCCAACCTCAACGAGGACCTCCGGACCCTCTTCGAGCTCACCAAGCTGGACACGCTCTTCAACATCGCGGACTCCCGGGACGAGGCGCTCCAGTCCCTCTGAGCCGCGGCAGAATGCGCCTGAACCACGAAGCACGGCCCGCGGCCGACCCGGGCGCCGCCGCCGGGCCGGCCGGAGAGGCCGCCGGGGAGCCGGTGGCCTTCGTCCTGGAGCTCCCCAGCGACCTGGACGTCATCGAGGGGGCGGTCGCCTACCTGGTGGACCGCTGCCGCGGGGCCCGGTTCGACGGCTCGCGCCTCACCCTGAACTTCCGGGTGGGGATGTGCGAGGCGCTGGCGAACGCCGTCATCTACGGCAACCGCCGCGACCCCGGGAAGTGCGTCCGCGTG encodes the following:
- a CDS encoding STAS domain-containing protein, translated to MSFQTSKQNGVVVVDVDGQLIVGNRQELKQKVLDELEGGERKFLIDFANTGYIDSSGLGVLVSLSKKIREQGGELRLANLNEDLRTLFELTKLDTLFNIADSRDEALQSL
- a CDS encoding ATP-binding protein, with the protein product MRLNHEARPAADPGAAAGPAGEAAGEPVAFVLELPSDLDVIEGAVAYLVDRCRGARFDGSRLTLNFRVGMCEALANAVIYGNRRDPGKCVRVEVELSSSRVAVCVRDQGEGFEPGEVPDPTLPENLERSGGRGIFLLHKLMDEVRYNERGNEVRFVLHCGEPLRRASGE